In one Rhodococcus sp. B50 genomic region, the following are encoded:
- a CDS encoding acyl-ACP desaturase, producing MTRVLTQLELLRELEPVAEANLNRHLSMAKDWHPHDYVPWDEGRNFAAMGGVDWEPEQSKLGEVAKAAMITNLLTEDNLPSYHREIAESFSRDGAWGTWVGRWTAEENRHGIVMRDYLVVTRGVDPVALENARMEHMTNGFASPNSTGMLHSVAYVTFQELATRVSHRNTGRACDDSIADKMLQRIAADENLHMIFYRNICDAAIDVAPAQTLAAIVEVLENFQMPGAGMPNFRRNGVLMAKHGIYDLRQHLDDVVMPVLRKWSIFERDLGSEAQRDLDKLGTFLEELERQAGRFEEMRDRSLAREAAKREKVGADA from the coding sequence CTCTCGATGGCAAAGGACTGGCATCCCCACGACTACGTACCGTGGGACGAGGGCCGCAACTTCGCCGCGATGGGCGGTGTCGACTGGGAACCCGAGCAGTCGAAGCTCGGCGAGGTCGCCAAGGCGGCCATGATCACCAACCTCCTCACCGAGGACAATCTGCCCTCCTACCACCGCGAGATCGCCGAGAGCTTCTCCCGCGACGGAGCCTGGGGCACCTGGGTCGGCCGGTGGACGGCGGAGGAGAACCGCCACGGCATCGTCATGCGCGACTATCTGGTCGTCACGCGGGGTGTCGACCCCGTCGCGCTCGAGAACGCCCGTATGGAGCACATGACGAACGGATTCGCGTCGCCCAACTCCACCGGCATGCTCCACTCGGTCGCCTACGTGACCTTCCAGGAGCTCGCGACCCGCGTGTCGCACCGCAACACCGGACGTGCCTGCGACGACTCGATCGCCGACAAGATGCTCCAGCGCATCGCCGCCGACGAGAACCTGCACATGATCTTCTACCGGAACATCTGCGACGCGGCGATCGACGTCGCACCGGCCCAGACGCTGGCCGCGATCGTCGAGGTGCTCGAGAACTTCCAGATGCCGGGCGCCGGTATGCCGAACTTCCGCCGCAACGGCGTGCTCATGGCCAAGCACGGAATCTACGACCTGCGTCAGCACCTCGACGACGTCGTGATGCCGGTGCTCCGCAAGTGGAGCATCTTCGAGCGCGATCTCGGCAGCGAGGCGCAGCGCGATCTCGACAAGCTCGGCACCTTCCTCGAGGAACTGGAACGCCAGGCGGGCCGGTTCGAGGAGATGCGCGACCGTTCCCTCGCCCGAGAGGCCGCGAAGCGCGAGAAGGTGGGCGCCGACGCCTGA
- the dusB gene encoding tRNA dihydrouridine synthase DusB, which produces MSSLRIGPLELNSPVVLAPMAGVTNVAFRTLCRELELERAGSTSGLYVCEMVTARALVERHPVTMHMTTFGPTETPRSLQLYTVDPDTTYAAAKMIVDENLADHIDMNFGCPVPKVTRKGGGSALPYKRRLFGQIVAAAVRATEGTNVPVTVKFRIGIDDDHHTHLDAGRIAAAEGAAAVALHARTAAQRYSGAADWDEIARLKEHVTDVPVLGNGDIFDASDAERMMAQTGCDGVVVGRGCLGRPWLFAELSAALGGRPIPTPPNLGEVTQIMRRHAELLADHHGEDRGLRDMRKHIAWYLRGFPAGSEIRNGLARVSTLAELDDLVGKLDHDVPFPADAEGPRGRQGSPSSVALPDGWLDDPEDTCVPEGADMMHSGG; this is translated from the coding sequence ATGTCTTCCCTCCGTATCGGCCCGCTCGAACTGAACAGCCCGGTCGTGCTGGCGCCGATGGCGGGAGTGACGAACGTCGCATTCCGCACGCTGTGCCGCGAACTCGAACTCGAACGGGCCGGCAGCACGTCGGGTCTGTACGTGTGCGAGATGGTCACCGCGCGCGCCCTCGTCGAGCGGCACCCGGTCACCATGCACATGACGACCTTCGGTCCCACCGAGACACCGCGGTCGCTGCAGCTCTACACCGTCGACCCCGACACGACCTACGCCGCGGCGAAGATGATCGTCGACGAGAACCTCGCCGACCACATCGACATGAACTTCGGGTGCCCGGTCCCCAAGGTGACCCGCAAGGGCGGCGGATCCGCGCTCCCCTACAAGCGCAGGCTGTTCGGGCAGATCGTCGCGGCTGCCGTGCGCGCCACGGAGGGCACGAACGTCCCGGTCACGGTCAAGTTCCGTATCGGGATCGACGACGACCACCACACCCACCTCGACGCCGGCCGCATCGCGGCCGCCGAGGGAGCAGCGGCCGTGGCCCTCCACGCCCGGACCGCAGCGCAACGGTATTCGGGAGCGGCCGACTGGGACGAGATCGCGCGGTTGAAGGAACACGTCACCGACGTACCCGTGCTCGGCAACGGCGACATCTTCGATGCCTCCGATGCGGAGAGGATGATGGCGCAGACCGGTTGCGACGGCGTGGTCGTCGGTCGCGGCTGCCTCGGGCGCCCCTGGCTGTTCGCCGAACTCAGTGCCGCGCTCGGCGGTCGCCCGATCCCCACCCCGCCGAATCTCGGTGAGGTGACGCAGATCATGCGCCGGCACGCCGAACTCCTCGCCGATCATCACGGTGAGGACCGCGGTCTGCGCGACATGCGCAAGCACATCGCCTGGTATCTGCGCGGTTTCCCGGCCGGGTCGGAGATCCGCAACGGGCTCGCCCGGGTGTCGACGCTCGCCGAACTCGACGATCTGGTGGGCAAACTCGACCACGACGTGCCCTTCCCCGCCGATGCCGAAGGCCCGCGGGGGCGTCAGGGCTCCCCCAGCAGCGTCGCGCTTCCCGACGGCTGGCTCGACGATCCCGAGGACACCTGCGTGCCCGAGGGAGCCGACATGATGCATTCGGGAGGGTGA
- a CDS encoding LCP family protein gives MPPPAAPPTRSNPSAQSNPPAQSNPPVPPTAGAPPVPPGAPRVPPGPSRPRPPENPVPPRAQAPDRPAGPPSHPASVPPPRAVPSAESRAVPPAESRAVPPVGAPQTPPPRQQPPVVDEQPTVKIDTVSSAGDHPPADDEKAPSPALPRPVGSGTLGRLAQSKQRKRKRLRFAARAAVAFVSVLALLGNGAVWGYVRSTEAGFSQIAALDTESDDIVDPIGQTGDETYLIVGTDTRAGASGAIGAGTVDDAEGARADTVILVNIPADRSRVVAVSFPRDLDVERPVCRGWDSATGEYDSELYPAADGDKLNATYALGGPKCLVKVIQKISGLKIGHFVGIDFAGFESMVDEIGGVEVCTSIPLIDNELGPLIETPGTHTLDGKRALDYVRARKIDSEGNSDYGRISRQQKFLSSLLRSTLSNKVLLDPGKLNGFIGAFTRATFVENVNAESLVKLGRSMQNVEAGAVSFLTVPTAGTNDWGNEIPRTDDIEAIFTAIIDDLPLPGEKREEDPTEVAAAPPAESLPAQLAVDPSTVSVQVSNASGLSGLAARTAEEVAAYGFPVYSVGNYASGTSKQTVIRFSAGQEIDAATVASAFPGAVLQEAPPSAQLGSIVEIVLGTSFDGTVVAPTPAGTQLAPMEIQTRSESSVELPADLAITNAADDLCM, from the coding sequence ATGCCTCCTCCGGCGGCGCCGCCGACCCGGTCGAACCCCTCGGCACAGTCCAACCCTCCTGCACAGTCCAACCCTCCGGTACCGCCGACTGCGGGTGCACCGCCCGTGCCACCCGGTGCGCCGCGAGTGCCGCCGGGACCGTCCCGTCCCCGGCCTCCGGAGAATCCCGTCCCGCCGCGCGCCCAGGCACCGGATCGGCCGGCCGGTCCTCCGTCTCACCCGGCCTCGGTGCCACCACCGCGAGCGGTGCCTTCGGCGGAGTCGCGAGCGGTGCCTCCGGCGGAGTCGCGAGCGGTGCCTCCCGTCGGCGCGCCGCAGACCCCACCTCCTCGACAGCAACCGCCGGTCGTGGACGAACAACCGACCGTCAAGATCGACACGGTTTCCTCCGCAGGCGACCACCCGCCCGCCGACGACGAGAAGGCACCCAGCCCCGCGCTGCCACGCCCGGTGGGCAGTGGCACCCTCGGCCGACTCGCCCAGAGCAAGCAACGCAAGCGGAAACGCCTCCGGTTCGCAGCGCGAGCGGCGGTGGCGTTCGTCTCGGTCCTGGCACTGCTGGGCAACGGTGCGGTGTGGGGATACGTCCGTTCCACGGAGGCGGGCTTCTCCCAGATCGCCGCACTGGACACCGAATCGGACGACATCGTCGACCCGATCGGCCAGACGGGCGACGAGACCTATCTGATCGTGGGCACCGACACCCGCGCCGGTGCCAGCGGCGCGATCGGGGCCGGAACCGTAGACGACGCCGAGGGCGCTCGTGCCGACACCGTCATCCTCGTCAACATCCCTGCGGATCGCAGCCGCGTGGTCGCGGTGTCGTTCCCCCGCGATCTGGACGTGGAACGCCCGGTATGCCGCGGATGGGACAGCGCGACCGGCGAATACGATTCCGAACTGTATCCGGCCGCCGACGGAGACAAGCTCAACGCGACCTATGCACTCGGCGGTCCGAAGTGCCTGGTCAAGGTGATCCAGAAGATCTCCGGGTTGAAGATCGGCCATTTCGTGGGCATCGACTTCGCCGGCTTCGAATCGATGGTGGACGAGATCGGTGGTGTCGAGGTGTGTACCTCCATACCGTTGATCGACAACGAGCTCGGTCCCCTCATCGAGACACCCGGAACCCACACACTCGACGGGAAACGCGCACTCGACTACGTCCGCGCCCGCAAGATCGATTCGGAAGGCAACAGCGACTACGGCCGCATCAGCCGGCAGCAGAAGTTCCTGTCGTCGCTGCTGCGTTCGACGTTGTCGAACAAGGTGCTGCTCGATCCCGGGAAGCTCAACGGGTTCATCGGCGCCTTCACCCGTGCGACGTTCGTCGAGAACGTCAACGCCGAGTCACTCGTGAAACTCGGACGTTCGATGCAGAACGTCGAGGCGGGCGCGGTGTCGTTCCTCACCGTCCCCACGGCCGGCACCAACGACTGGGGCAACGAGATCCCGCGCACCGACGACATCGAGGCGATCTTCACCGCGATCATCGATGATCTCCCGTTGCCGGGAGAGAAGCGGGAGGAGGACCCGACGGAGGTCGCGGCCGCTCCCCCGGCCGAATCGCTGCCCGCGCAGCTCGCGGTCGACCCGTCGACGGTGTCGGTGCAGGTCTCGAATGCCTCGGGTCTGTCCGGGCTGGCGGCGCGCACCGCCGAGGAGGTCGCCGCCTACGGCTTCCCGGTCTATTCGGTGGGCAACTACGCCTCCGGGACGAGCAAGCAGACCGTGATCCGCTTCAGCGCGGGGCAGGAGATCGATGCGGCGACGGTGGCCTCCGCCTTCCCCGGTGCGGTGCTGCAGGAGGCTCCGCCCTCGGCCCAGCTGGGCAGCATCGTGGAGATCGTCCTGGGCACCAGCTTCGACGGCACCGTCGTCGCTCCCACCCCGGCAGGCACGCAGCTCGCCCCGATGGAGATCCAGACCCGGTCGGAGTCGTCGGTCGAGCTTCCCGCGGATCTCGCGATCACCAACGCCGCCGACGATCTGTGCATGTAG
- the phoU gene encoding phosphate signaling complex protein PhoU, whose translation MRVVYNEQMGELGDLLGEMAGLAGTAMERSTRALLEADLALAEQVIDEHEKITELGAICEEKAFQLLALQGPVAGDLRAVVSGIQIVADIDRMGALALHIAKATRRRHPNHVLPDEVKGYFAEMGRIAVALGAATREILETRDPARAARLHHEDEAMDDLHRHLFTVLMDREWEHGVAAAVDVTLLGRYYERFADHAVEVGRRVIFLVTGKLPTEEEIRQLVEKVDSLTVYPENH comes from the coding sequence ATGCGCGTCGTCTACAACGAACAGATGGGCGAGCTCGGCGATCTCCTCGGGGAGATGGCCGGACTCGCCGGAACCGCGATGGAGCGGTCCACCAGAGCTCTTCTCGAAGCCGATCTCGCTCTCGCCGAGCAGGTGATCGACGAGCACGAGAAGATCACCGAACTCGGCGCGATCTGCGAGGAGAAGGCGTTCCAGCTGCTCGCGCTGCAAGGCCCGGTCGCCGGCGACCTGCGTGCCGTGGTCAGCGGTATCCAGATCGTGGCCGACATCGATCGTATGGGTGCGCTGGCGCTGCACATCGCGAAGGCGACCCGTCGGCGCCATCCCAATCACGTGCTCCCCGACGAGGTGAAGGGTTACTTCGCCGAGATGGGCCGGATCGCGGTGGCTCTCGGTGCCGCGACCCGCGAGATCCTCGAGACTCGCGATCCCGCCCGGGCCGCCCGCCTCCACCACGAGGACGAGGCGATGGACGACCTGCATCGTCACCTGTTCACCGTTCTCATGGACCGCGAATGGGAGCACGGCGTCGCAGCGGCCGTCGACGTCACCCTGCTCGGCCGCTACTACGAGCGCTTCGCCGATCACGCCGTCGAGGTGGGCCGCCGGGTCATCTTCCTCGTGACCGGCAAGCTCCCCACCGAGGAGGAAATCCGTCAGCTCGTGGAGAAGGTCGACAGCCTGACCGTCTACCCCGAGAATCACTGA
- the pstB gene encoding phosphate ABC transporter ATP-binding protein PstB, with protein MAKRLDLKDVNIYYGKFHAVADVTLSVPPRSVTAFIGPSGCGKSTVLRSLNRMHEVTPGAYVEGSVLLDGEDIYDPSVDPVGVRKTIGMVFQRPNPFPTMSIRDNVVAGLKLQGVRDKKTLDEVAEKSLRGANLWNEVKDRLDKPGGGLSGGQQQRLCIARAIAVQPDVLLMDEPCSALDPISTLAIEDLIGQLKKDFTIVIVTHNMQQAARVSDQTAFFNLEATGRPGGLVEIDDTEKIFSNPSKKATEDYISGRFG; from the coding sequence ATGGCCAAGCGTCTGGATCTCAAGGACGTCAACATCTACTACGGCAAGTTCCACGCCGTGGCCGACGTGACCCTGTCCGTTCCGCCGCGGAGCGTGACCGCCTTCATCGGCCCGTCCGGCTGCGGCAAGTCCACCGTGCTGCGGTCGCTCAACCGCATGCACGAGGTGACCCCCGGCGCGTACGTCGAGGGCTCGGTCCTCCTCGACGGTGAGGACATCTACGATCCGAGCGTCGACCCGGTCGGCGTCCGCAAGACGATCGGCATGGTCTTCCAGCGGCCCAACCCGTTCCCGACGATGTCGATCCGCGACAACGTCGTGGCCGGCCTGAAGCTGCAGGGCGTGCGCGACAAGAAGACGCTCGACGAGGTCGCGGAGAAGTCGCTGCGCGGCGCCAACCTGTGGAACGAGGTCAAGGACCGCCTCGACAAGCCCGGCGGCGGCCTGTCCGGCGGTCAGCAGCAGCGTCTGTGCATCGCCCGCGCGATCGCGGTGCAGCCCGATGTGCTGCTCATGGACGAGCCGTGCTCGGCACTCGACCCGATCTCCACACTGGCCATCGAGGACCTGATCGGTCAGTTGAAGAAGGACTTCACCATCGTCATCGTCACGCACAACATGCAGCAGGCTGCGCGCGTGAGCGATCAGACGGCGTTCTTCAATCTCGAGGCGACCGGCCGCCCGGGTGGACTGGTGGAGATCGACGACACGGAGAAGATCTTCTCCAATCCCAGCAAGAAGGCCACCGAGGACTACATCTCGGGCCGTTTCGGCTGA
- the pstA gene encoding phosphate ABC transporter permease PstA, with product MSTTTLTSPVKAPAFQRVSGRRRAKDTAATVLVTLSVVVALIPLAWVLITVISKGLPALVSPTWFTNSLSGLTASSMGGGIYHALVGTLLQGLVCAVISIPLGVFVAIYLVEYAGKSRLGKITTFMVDILSGVPSIVAALFIYALWVSTFGMPKSGFAVSLSLVLLMVPVVVRSTEEMLRIVPQDLREASYALGVPKWKTIARIVLPTSLAGIITGIMLALARVMGETAPLLILVGYAPFINFGLFGGEQGTLPGVMVAEMNNPTAAGAQRIWGAALTLILVIAILNIAAKLISRYSQVGSKK from the coding sequence ATGTCGACCACCACGCTCACCTCTCCGGTCAAGGCCCCGGCCTTCCAGCGCGTCAGCGGACGTCGTCGCGCGAAGGACACCGCAGCCACGGTGCTCGTCACCCTCTCGGTCGTCGTCGCGCTGATCCCGCTCGCCTGGGTGCTGATCACCGTCATCAGCAAGGGTTTGCCCGCCCTCGTGTCGCCGACCTGGTTCACGAACTCGCTGAGCGGCCTGACAGCCTCGTCGATGGGCGGCGGCATCTACCACGCTCTGGTCGGCACACTCCTGCAGGGACTCGTCTGTGCGGTCATCTCGATCCCACTCGGCGTCTTCGTGGCGATCTACCTCGTCGAGTACGCCGGCAAGTCCCGGCTCGGCAAGATCACGACGTTCATGGTCGACATCCTCAGCGGTGTCCCGTCGATCGTCGCGGCGCTGTTCATCTACGCCCTGTGGGTGTCGACCTTCGGCATGCCGAAGTCGGGTTTCGCGGTCTCGCTCTCTCTCGTGCTGCTCATGGTTCCGGTGGTCGTGCGCAGCACCGAGGAGATGCTCCGCATCGTCCCGCAGGATCTGCGTGAAGCGTCGTACGCCCTGGGTGTGCCCAAGTGGAAGACCATCGCGCGCATCGTGCTGCCGACCTCGCTCGCCGGCATCATCACCGGCATCATGCTCGCCCTCGCCCGCGTCATGGGTGAGACGGCGCCGCTGTTGATCCTCGTCGGCTACGCCCCCTTCATCAACTTCGGACTGTTCGGCGGCGAGCAGGGCACCCTCCCGGGCGTCATGGTCGCCGAGATGAACAACCCCACCGCCGCCGGTGCGCAGCGCATCTGGGGTGCAGCGCTCACCCTGATCCTGGTCATCGCGATCCTCAACATCGCCGCCAAGTTGATCAGCCGGTACTCGCAGGTCGGCTCCAAGAAGTAA
- the pstC gene encoding phosphate ABC transporter permease subunit PstC, protein MSDAHNTSVPIAADGPTRSGTGGVTGTTEDTISTPPPSPDQARKTVVRPGDRIFSSLAAGSAVLISVIIGAIAVFLVWRAVPALQRNQVNFLTSRDWITQDIADMAFGVLDLFQVTVLVSFFALFLAMPVALGIAIFLTSYCPDRLRKPLAYVIDLLAAVPSIVYGLWGMLVLAPFLRPVAEWLNTNLGWFPLFATGSGSIVGGGTIFTAGIVLAVMILPTIAAVSREVFVQTPVAHIEGALALGATRWEVVRTTVIPFGKSGYISGSMLGLGRALGETMALYLILRTTSQAFSWSLFDGGATIASKIALGYAEFNNDIQAGAYIAAGLVLFVLTFVVNAAARMIVAGKKD, encoded by the coding sequence ATGAGTGACGCGCACAACACGTCGGTTCCCATCGCGGCCGACGGACCGACCCGCTCAGGAACGGGCGGTGTCACCGGCACCACGGAGGACACGATCAGTACCCCACCCCCATCCCCGGACCAGGCACGCAAGACCGTCGTGCGGCCGGGAGACCGAATCTTCAGCTCACTGGCGGCGGGCTCTGCCGTCCTGATCTCCGTGATCATCGGTGCGATCGCGGTCTTCCTGGTCTGGCGCGCCGTCCCGGCCCTGCAGCGCAACCAGGTCAACTTCCTCACCAGCCGCGATTGGATCACGCAGGACATCGCCGACATGGCGTTCGGTGTCCTCGATCTGTTCCAGGTGACGGTGCTCGTCTCGTTCTTCGCGCTGTTCCTCGCGATGCCCGTCGCGCTGGGCATCGCGATCTTCCTCACCTCGTACTGCCCCGATCGGCTCCGGAAACCGCTGGCGTACGTCATCGACCTGCTCGCCGCGGTCCCCTCGATCGTCTACGGCCTGTGGGGCATGCTCGTCCTCGCCCCGTTCCTGCGCCCCGTGGCGGAATGGCTCAACACCAACCTGGGCTGGTTCCCGCTGTTCGCCACAGGCAGCGGCTCCATCGTGGGCGGCGGAACGATCTTCACCGCCGGCATCGTCCTCGCTGTGATGATCCTGCCGACGATCGCCGCGGTCAGCCGCGAGGTGTTCGTCCAGACCCCGGTGGCCCACATCGAAGGCGCGCTCGCGCTCGGTGCGACCCGCTGGGAGGTCGTGCGAACCACCGTCATCCCGTTCGGCAAGTCCGGCTACATCAGCGGATCGATGCTCGGTCTCGGCCGCGCGCTCGGCGAGACGATGGCGCTGTACCTCATCCTCCGCACCACCTCGCAGGCGTTCTCCTGGTCGCTGTTCGACGGGGGTGCCACGATCGCCTCCAAGATCGCGCTCGGATACGCGGAGTTCAACAACGACATCCAGGCGGGCGCGTACATCGCCGCCGGTCTCGTGCTCTTCGTGCTCACCTTCGTGGTCAACGCCGCCGCGCGCATGATCGTCGCAGGAAAGAAGGACTGA
- the pstS gene encoding phosphate ABC transporter substrate-binding protein PstS, translated as MNLKRNGALLGVVAAGALTLAACGTDNNAGSVDVDASASAAACDGKSNLSGAGSSAQKNAMDQFVSTYIAVCSEKDATVNIAYNPTGSGDGRTQFIANQIDFAGSDSAIKDEQAAQAAERCAGNPAWNLPLVFGPVALAYNVEGVDDLVLNAETTAKIFNGSITKWNDPAIAALNEGAELPDANITPIVRSDSSGTTDNFQQYLETASNGAWTSGAGSDFTGGVGEGAKGSAGVAQAVSGSPNSITYVEKSFADQNNLSIAQIDNGSGPVELNEETAGKAIEGAEFVPASEGDLTLDLSSIFGSTEQGSYPLVLATYEIVCSAGYDADTAAAVKSFLISAANEGQEGLSEQGYVPLPDTFKTRLTESIDAIAAG; from the coding sequence GTGAACCTCAAGCGCAATGGCGCCCTGCTCGGTGTTGTGGCCGCGGGAGCCCTCACGCTCGCTGCGTGTGGTACCGACAACAACGCCGGATCGGTAGACGTCGACGCGTCCGCGTCCGCCGCGGCCTGCGACGGCAAGTCCAACCTCTCGGGTGCGGGCTCGTCGGCGCAGAAGAACGCGATGGACCAGTTCGTCTCCACCTACATCGCCGTGTGCTCCGAGAAGGACGCGACCGTCAACATCGCGTACAACCCCACCGGATCGGGTGACGGCCGTACGCAGTTCATCGCGAACCAGATCGACTTCGCCGGTTCCGACTCGGCCATCAAGGACGAGCAGGCCGCTCAGGCCGCCGAGCGTTGCGCCGGAAACCCCGCGTGGAACCTGCCCCTGGTCTTCGGCCCGGTCGCACTGGCGTACAACGTCGAGGGTGTCGACGATCTCGTGTTGAACGCCGAGACCACCGCCAAGATCTTCAACGGCTCGATCACCAAGTGGAACGACCCGGCCATCGCTGCGCTCAACGAAGGTGCGGAGCTGCCGGACGCGAACATCACCCCGATCGTCCGCTCCGACTCGTCGGGCACGACGGACAACTTCCAGCAGTACCTGGAGACCGCATCGAACGGTGCCTGGACCAGCGGTGCCGGCTCCGACTTCACCGGTGGTGTCGGTGAGGGCGCGAAGGGCTCGGCGGGTGTGGCGCAGGCCGTCTCCGGTTCGCCCAACTCGATCACCTACGTCGAGAAGTCCTTCGCCGACCAGAACAATCTGAGCATCGCGCAGATCGACAACGGTTCCGGTCCGGTGGAGCTGAACGAGGAGACCGCCGGTAAGGCCATCGAGGGTGCCGAGTTCGTCCCGGCTTCCGAGGGCGACCTCACCCTCGACCTGTCGTCGATCTTCGGCAGCACCGAGCAAGGTTCCTACCCGCTCGTGCTGGCCACCTACGAGATCGTGTGCTCCGCCGGCTACGACGCCGACACCGCGGCCGCCGTCAAGTCGTTCCTGATCTCCGCTGCCAACGAGGGTCAGGAAGGCCTGTCCGAGCAGGGCTACGTCCCGCTGCCCGACACCTTCAAGACCCGGCTCACCGAGTCGATCGACGCCATCGCTGCCGGATGA
- the mshD gene encoding mycothiol synthase, producing MSTDTEFADHPSAEQAEAVRAVLSRATQADGTAPISEQAVHSLGREGSARHLVALADDGAVAGYANVVPAQDGHPAMAEVVVDPPHRGRGLGRELVGRALTEGGDDTRVWAHGDLPAAKAVARHLGLTGVRELLQLRRPLTEDDLPSLEVPESVQLRTYGGPEDDAELLRVNAAAFEWHPEQGRWTTADVEERRRESWFDPEGLFLAFDPAEPDRLLGFHWTKVHPATASDPQLGEVYVVGIDPSAQGRGLGRLLTLAGLHYLRDRGLPGVLLYVEGDNTAALNTYGKLGFERFHVDVAYARR from the coding sequence GTGAGCACCGATACGGAATTCGCCGATCACCCGTCCGCCGAGCAGGCCGAAGCCGTGCGCGCCGTGTTGTCGCGGGCAACGCAGGCCGACGGCACCGCGCCGATCTCCGAACAGGCGGTGCATTCCCTCGGCCGGGAAGGCTCGGCCCGGCATCTCGTCGCGCTCGCGGACGACGGCGCTGTGGCGGGCTACGCGAACGTCGTGCCTGCCCAGGACGGCCATCCCGCGATGGCGGAGGTCGTGGTCGACCCGCCGCACCGCGGACGTGGACTGGGCCGCGAACTCGTCGGACGTGCACTCACCGAAGGTGGCGACGACACCCGCGTCTGGGCACACGGCGATCTGCCCGCCGCGAAGGCGGTGGCGCGACATCTCGGTCTGACGGGGGTACGCGAACTCCTCCAGTTGCGTCGCCCCCTCACCGAGGACGACCTTCCCTCCCTCGAGGTCCCCGAGTCGGTGCAGCTGCGCACCTACGGCGGCCCGGAGGACGACGCCGAGCTGCTCCGGGTCAACGCCGCCGCGTTCGAATGGCATCCCGAACAGGGCCGCTGGACGACCGCCGACGTGGAGGAACGCCGACGCGAGTCGTGGTTCGATCCCGAAGGTCTGTTCCTCGCGTTCGACCCCGCCGAGCCCGATCGCCTGCTCGGCTTCCACTGGACCAAGGTGCACCCGGCCACCGCATCCGACCCGCAGCTCGGCGAGGTCTACGTGGTGGGCATCGACCCGTCCGCGCAGGGACGGGGGCTCGGTCGCCTGCTCACGCTCGCCGGTCTGCACTACCTCCGCGATCGCGGTCTGCCCGGAGTCCTGCTCTACGTCGAAGGCGACAACACCGCGGCGCTGAACACCTACGGCAAGCTCGGCTTCGAGCGGTTCCACGTGGATGTCGCCTACGCCCGGAGGTGA
- a CDS encoding winged helix-turn-helix transcriptional regulator has translation MELLLLTSDPNPDAVLPSLALLPHSVRPAPTEVSSLLEAGSADIAIVDARTDLAAARGLCRLLGSTGSAVPVVAVLTEGGLVAVNPEWGLDDILLSTTGPAELDARLRLLIGRSGVAVGPENTGKITLGELTIDEGTYTARLRGRPLDLTYKEFELLKYLAQHAGRVFTRAQLLQEVWGYDFFGGTRTVDVHVRRLRAKLGPEHEALIGTVRNVGYKAVRPSTRAGKGGNVTPDVDDDDVDDTLLDDPRIADSGAGDTGAGDSGAQFVP, from the coding sequence GTGGAGCTGCTCCTTCTGACCTCCGACCCGAATCCGGATGCGGTCCTGCCATCGTTGGCGCTGCTCCCGCATTCGGTCAGGCCGGCTCCCACGGAAGTATCGTCGCTGCTCGAGGCGGGTTCTGCGGACATCGCGATCGTCGATGCCCGCACCGATCTCGCCGCGGCGCGAGGACTGTGCCGGTTGCTCGGCAGTACCGGGTCGGCCGTGCCGGTCGTCGCTGTGCTCACCGAGGGCGGACTCGTGGCCGTCAACCCCGAATGGGGACTCGACGACATCCTGTTGTCCACGACGGGACCGGCCGAGCTCGATGCACGCCTGCGGCTGCTCATCGGCCGCTCGGGCGTCGCGGTGGGGCCGGAGAACACGGGCAAGATCACCCTCGGCGAGCTCACCATCGACGAGGGCACCTACACCGCCCGCCTGCGCGGACGCCCGCTCGACCTCACGTACAAGGAGTTCGAACTCCTCAAGTACCTCGCCCAGCACGCGGGCCGGGTGTTCACCCGCGCCCAGCTGCTGCAGGAGGTCTGGGGGTACGACTTCTTCGGTGGTACCCGCACCGTCGACGTCCACGTCCGACGTCTGCGCGCGAAGCTCGGCCCCGAGCACGAAGCGTTGATCGGAACCGTCCGCAACGTCGGCTACAAGGCGGTGCGTCCGTCCACCAGGGCCGGCAAGGGCGGCAATGTCACCCCCGACGTCGACGACGACGATGTGGACGACACGCTTCTCGACGACCCCCGGATCGCGGATTCCGGCGCGGGGGACACCGGCGCCGGGGACTCCGGGGCACAATTCGTTCCGTGA